Proteins from a genomic interval of Thamnophis elegans isolate rThaEle1 chromosome 2, rThaEle1.pri, whole genome shotgun sequence:
- the BAP1 gene encoding ubiquitin carboxyl-terminal hydrolase BAP1 isoform X2, producing the protein MNKGWLELESDPGLFTLLVEDFGVKGVQVEEIYDLQSKCQGPVYGFIFLFKWIEERRSRRKVSTLVDETSVIDDDIVNNMFFAHQLIPNSCATHALLSVLLNCNSVDLGPTLSRMKEFTKGFSPESKGYAIGNAPELAKAHNSHARPEPRHLPEKQNGISAVRTMEAFHFVSYVPIKGRLFELDGLKVYPIDHGPWAEDEEWTDKARRVIMERIGLATAGEPYHDIRFNLMAVVPDRRMKYESKLHILKVNRQTVLEALQQLIRVTQPELVHTQKSQELQTPEEPRTANSKSSTPLETGRTQVIPESSQAEGTEDSRAQDLPASTQSPPSKAKLSSKPHVSSINGALSAPNPIVQRLPAFLDNHNYAKSPMQEEEDLAAGVGRSRVPVPQHQQYSDDEDDYDDDEDEEVCNTNPAISYKRKGLVKQEHLMGSGDTQLSMLQPNTINVLAEKLKETQKDLSIPLSIKTSSGGTAVAVVAHSQPSPTPSNESTDTASEIGSAFNSPLRSPIRSANPTRPSSPVTSHISKVLFGEEESLLRVDCIRYNRAVRDLGPIISTGLLHLTEEGVFCPLTVTEGAKTSPPSNKSNEEVQIIVKAEAVDSTEPRDSKEKTGIGKSTDPPAGEKYVPKELLALLKCVEAEIANYEACLKEEVEKRKKFKIDDQRRTHNYDEFICTFISMLAQEGMQSSGLLYFKMLKGKQDLILFG; encoded by the exons GGCTCTTCACACTCTTAGTAGAAGATTTTG GTGTTAAGGGAGTACAAGTTGAAGAAATTTATGATCTACAGAGCAAATGCCAAGG ACCTGTGTATGGATTTATCTTCCTTTTCAAATGGATTGAAGAACGTCGGTCCCGACGGAAAGTTTCTACTTTGGTAGATGAGACATCAGTGATTGATGATGACATTGTCAACAACATGTTCTTTGCTCACCAG CTGATTCCCAATTCTTGTGCCACACATGCACTGTTAAGTGTACTCCTGAATTGTAACAGTGTGGATCTGGGGCCAACACTGAGCCGAATGAAAGAATTTACCAAAGGTTTTAGTCCAGAG agcaaaggCTACGCCATTGGGAATGCCCCAGAACTGGCCAAGGCCCATAACAGCCATGCTAG ACCAGAACCGCGACATTTACCAGAAAAACAGAATGGAATTAGTGCTGTACGGACCATGGAGGCTTTTCATTTTGTCAGCTATGTTCCCATTAAAGGGCGGCTCTTTGAACTGGATGGCCTAAAGGTTTACCCTATTGATCATG GGCCCTGGGCAGAAGATGAGGAATGGACAGACAAAGCCAGGAGGGTTATCATGGAGAGGATTGGACTTGCTACAGCAGG GGAACCATATCATGACATCCGCTTTAACTTGATGGCTGTGGTACCCGACAGGAGAATGAAGTATGAATCTAAGCTACACATCTTAAAGGTGAACCGGCAAACTGTACTGGAAGCTTTGCAGCAG CTCATCCGAGTGACTCAACCAGAACTGGTGCATACCCAGAAATCTCAAGAGCTCCAGACTCCTGAGGAGCCCAGGACAGCCAACAGCAAGAGCTCTACCCCACTGGAAACAGGAAGAACTCAAGTAATTCCAGAGAGCTCCCAGGCAG AGGGTACTGAGGATTCCAGAGCCCAGGACTTGCCTGCCTCAACCCAGAGCCCTCCAAGCAAGGCAAAGCTGAGCAGCAAACCACATGTGAGCAGCATAAATGGGGCCCTATCAGCCCCCAACCCCATCGTGCAAAGGCTGCCGGCTTTCTTGGATAACCACAACTATGCTAAGTCACCTATGCAG GAGGAAGAGGACCTTGCAGCAGGAGTGGGCCGAAGCCGAGTCCCAGTCCCGCAGCACCAGCAATACTCTGATGATGAGGATGACTATGATGATGACGAGGATGAGGAAGTGTGTAATACCAATCCTGCCATCAG TTACAAGAGGAAAGGCCTTGTGAAACAGGAGCACCTGATGGGGAGCGGAGACACCCAGCTGTCTATGCTGCAGCCCAACACCATCAATGTCCTTGCGGAAAAGCTGAAGGAAACTCAGAAGGACCTCTCCATTCCCTTGTCTATTAAGACTAGTAGTGGAGGCACAGCAGTAGCTGTTGTTGCCCACTCTCAACCATCTCCCACACCCAGCAATGAAAGCACGGACACTGCCTCAGAGATCGGGAGTGCTTTCAATTCCCCTCTTCGCTCCCCCATCCGATCAGCCAATCCCACTCGCCCTTCCAGTCCTGTCACTTCTCATATCTCCAAGGTGCTGTTTGGGGAAGAAGAGAGCCTGCTCCGTGTAGACTGTATACGCTACAATCGGGCTGTGAGAGATTTGGGTCCCATCATCAGTACGGGTTTGTTGCACCTCACAGAGGAGGGAGTTTTCTGCCCTCTTACTGTCACAG AGGGTGCAAAAACCTCTCCTCCATCTAACAAATCGAATGAAGAGGTTCAGATTATTGTAAAAGCAGAAGCAGTGGACTCTACTGAGCCACGTGACAGCAAGGAGAAGACTGGAATTGGCAAGTCTACTGATCCCCCTGCTGGGGAAAAATATGTTCCTAAA GAGCTCCTGGCATTGCTTAAGTGTGTGGAGGCTGAAATTGCAAACTATGAGGCCTGTTTAAAGGAGGaagtagagaaaagaaagaaattcaag ATTGATGATCAGAGAAGAACTCACAATTATGATGAATTTATATGTACTTTTATCTCCATGTTGGCACAAGAAG GAATGCAATCTTCTGGActtctatattttaaaatgttgaaaggGAAGCAAGATTTGATTCTATTTGGCTAA
- the BAP1 gene encoding ubiquitin carboxyl-terminal hydrolase BAP1 isoform X1, with translation MNKGWLELESDPGLFTLLVEDFGVKGVQVEEIYDLQSKCQGPVYGFIFLFKWIEERRSRRKVSTLVDETSVIDDDIVNNMFFAHQLIPNSCATHALLSVLLNCNSVDLGPTLSRMKEFTKGFSPESKGYAIGNAPELAKAHNSHARPEPRHLPEKQNGISAVRTMEAFHFVSYVPIKGRLFELDGLKVYPIDHGPWAEDEEWTDKARRVIMERIGLATAGEPYHDIRFNLMAVVPDRRMKYESKLHILKVNRQTVLEALQQLIRVTQPELVHTQKSQELQTPEEPRTANSKSSTPLETGRTQVIPESSQAEGTEDSRAQDLPASTQSPPSKAKLSSKPHVSSINGALSAPNPIVQRLPAFLDNHNYAKSPMQEEEDLAAGVGRSRVPVPQHQQYSDDEDDYDDDEDEEVCNTNPAISYKRKGLVKQEHLMGSGDTQLSMLQPNTINVLAEKLKETQKDLSIPLSIKTSSGGTAVAVVAHSQPSPTPSNESTDTASEIGSAFNSPLRSPIRSANPTRPSSPVTSHISKVLFGEEESLLRVDCIRYNRAVRDLGPIISTGLLHLTEEGVFCPLTVTEGAKTSPPSNKSNEEVQIIVKAEAVDSTEPRDSKEKTGIGKSTDPPAGEKYVPKELLALLKCVEAEIANYEACLKEEVEKRKKFKIDDQRRTHNYDEFICTFISMLAQEGMLPSLVEQNISVRRRQGVSIGRLHKQRKPDRRKRSRPYKAKRQ, from the exons GGCTCTTCACACTCTTAGTAGAAGATTTTG GTGTTAAGGGAGTACAAGTTGAAGAAATTTATGATCTACAGAGCAAATGCCAAGG ACCTGTGTATGGATTTATCTTCCTTTTCAAATGGATTGAAGAACGTCGGTCCCGACGGAAAGTTTCTACTTTGGTAGATGAGACATCAGTGATTGATGATGACATTGTCAACAACATGTTCTTTGCTCACCAG CTGATTCCCAATTCTTGTGCCACACATGCACTGTTAAGTGTACTCCTGAATTGTAACAGTGTGGATCTGGGGCCAACACTGAGCCGAATGAAAGAATTTACCAAAGGTTTTAGTCCAGAG agcaaaggCTACGCCATTGGGAATGCCCCAGAACTGGCCAAGGCCCATAACAGCCATGCTAG ACCAGAACCGCGACATTTACCAGAAAAACAGAATGGAATTAGTGCTGTACGGACCATGGAGGCTTTTCATTTTGTCAGCTATGTTCCCATTAAAGGGCGGCTCTTTGAACTGGATGGCCTAAAGGTTTACCCTATTGATCATG GGCCCTGGGCAGAAGATGAGGAATGGACAGACAAAGCCAGGAGGGTTATCATGGAGAGGATTGGACTTGCTACAGCAGG GGAACCATATCATGACATCCGCTTTAACTTGATGGCTGTGGTACCCGACAGGAGAATGAAGTATGAATCTAAGCTACACATCTTAAAGGTGAACCGGCAAACTGTACTGGAAGCTTTGCAGCAG CTCATCCGAGTGACTCAACCAGAACTGGTGCATACCCAGAAATCTCAAGAGCTCCAGACTCCTGAGGAGCCCAGGACAGCCAACAGCAAGAGCTCTACCCCACTGGAAACAGGAAGAACTCAAGTAATTCCAGAGAGCTCCCAGGCAG AGGGTACTGAGGATTCCAGAGCCCAGGACTTGCCTGCCTCAACCCAGAGCCCTCCAAGCAAGGCAAAGCTGAGCAGCAAACCACATGTGAGCAGCATAAATGGGGCCCTATCAGCCCCCAACCCCATCGTGCAAAGGCTGCCGGCTTTCTTGGATAACCACAACTATGCTAAGTCACCTATGCAG GAGGAAGAGGACCTTGCAGCAGGAGTGGGCCGAAGCCGAGTCCCAGTCCCGCAGCACCAGCAATACTCTGATGATGAGGATGACTATGATGATGACGAGGATGAGGAAGTGTGTAATACCAATCCTGCCATCAG TTACAAGAGGAAAGGCCTTGTGAAACAGGAGCACCTGATGGGGAGCGGAGACACCCAGCTGTCTATGCTGCAGCCCAACACCATCAATGTCCTTGCGGAAAAGCTGAAGGAAACTCAGAAGGACCTCTCCATTCCCTTGTCTATTAAGACTAGTAGTGGAGGCACAGCAGTAGCTGTTGTTGCCCACTCTCAACCATCTCCCACACCCAGCAATGAAAGCACGGACACTGCCTCAGAGATCGGGAGTGCTTTCAATTCCCCTCTTCGCTCCCCCATCCGATCAGCCAATCCCACTCGCCCTTCCAGTCCTGTCACTTCTCATATCTCCAAGGTGCTGTTTGGGGAAGAAGAGAGCCTGCTCCGTGTAGACTGTATACGCTACAATCGGGCTGTGAGAGATTTGGGTCCCATCATCAGTACGGGTTTGTTGCACCTCACAGAGGAGGGAGTTTTCTGCCCTCTTACTGTCACAG AGGGTGCAAAAACCTCTCCTCCATCTAACAAATCGAATGAAGAGGTTCAGATTATTGTAAAAGCAGAAGCAGTGGACTCTACTGAGCCACGTGACAGCAAGGAGAAGACTGGAATTGGCAAGTCTACTGATCCCCCTGCTGGGGAAAAATATGTTCCTAAA GAGCTCCTGGCATTGCTTAAGTGTGTGGAGGCTGAAATTGCAAACTATGAGGCCTGTTTAAAGGAGGaagtagagaaaagaaagaaattcaag ATTGATGATCAGAGAAGAACTCACAATTATGATGAATTTATATGTACTTTTATCTCCATGTTGGCACAAGAAG GAATGTTGCCTAGCCTTGTTGAACAAAACATCTCTGTTCGTAGACGGCAAGGGGTCAGCATTGGGCGTCTCCATAAGCAGCGAAAGCCCGACCGACGGAAACGTTCCAGGCCATATAAAGCTAAACGTCAATAG